A single region of the Solwaraspora sp. WMMD406 genome encodes:
- a CDS encoding PRC-barrel domain-containing protein — MDRLDPQTTPAQATDPMPYDGQDTVAGGTPAGAFDPWRYRDDAGVDGANLVGYKVEATDGGIGKIDAASDDVQTHYLVVDTGPWIFGKKVLLPAGVVNHVDHDEEKVYVDRSKDQIKEAPEYDETHGSEPGYHDKLGSYYAGTYGGAPVPPIAPGRLL; from the coding sequence ATGGACAGGCTCGATCCGCAGACCACCCCAGCGCAGGCCACCGATCCGATGCCGTACGACGGTCAGGACACGGTTGCCGGGGGCACCCCGGCCGGCGCGTTCGATCCGTGGCGCTACCGCGACGACGCGGGGGTCGACGGAGCCAACCTGGTCGGCTACAAGGTCGAAGCGACCGACGGCGGTATCGGCAAGATCGACGCCGCCAGCGACGACGTGCAGACCCACTACCTGGTCGTCGACACCGGCCCCTGGATCTTTGGCAAGAAGGTCCTGCTGCCGGCGGGCGTGGTCAACCACGTCGACCACGACGAGGAGAAGGTGTACGTCGACCGGAGCAAGGACCAGATCAAGGAAGCCCCGGAGTACGACGAGACGCACGGCTCGGAACCCGGCTACCACGACAAGCTGGGCAGCTACTACGCCGGCACCTACGGCGGTGCCCCGGTCCCACCGATCGCCCCCGGGCGACTGCTGTAA
- a CDS encoding MoxR family ATPase: MTTEPQITTDLAVGTDPAAVALEQALFEVKRVIVGQDRLVERLLTALLANGHCLLEGVPGIAKTLAAQTLAVAVGGTFSRIQFTPDLVPSDIVGTRIYRASTETFDVELGPVMANLVLADEINRAPAKVQSALLEAMAERQVSIGGRSYPVPEPFLVLATQNPIESEGVYQLPEAQRDRFLMKVVVDYPTDEEELGILYRMGVDRPQPRRVLDIGQLHAMQQQARDIFVHHALAEYIVRLVLATRRPQLFGLPELHGLLVYGASPRATLGLVAAARGLALLRGRDYVLPEDVRELAVDVIAHRLVLSFDAVADGVSAESIVRRLVQVVPPPRIAPAHDPRAGLAAVA, from the coding sequence ATGACGACCGAGCCACAGATCACCACGGACCTTGCAGTTGGCACTGATCCGGCGGCAGTAGCCCTCGAGCAGGCGTTGTTCGAAGTCAAACGGGTCATCGTCGGCCAGGACCGGCTGGTCGAACGGCTGTTGACCGCGCTGCTGGCCAACGGGCACTGTCTGCTCGAAGGAGTGCCCGGAATCGCCAAGACGCTCGCCGCGCAGACCCTGGCGGTAGCGGTCGGCGGTACCTTTTCCCGGATCCAGTTCACCCCGGACCTGGTGCCGTCGGACATCGTCGGTACCCGGATATACCGGGCGTCAACCGAGACGTTCGACGTCGAACTCGGCCCGGTGATGGCCAATCTGGTGCTGGCCGACGAGATCAACCGAGCTCCGGCGAAGGTGCAGTCGGCGCTGTTGGAGGCGATGGCCGAGCGTCAGGTGTCCATCGGCGGACGGAGTTATCCCGTACCGGAGCCGTTCCTGGTGCTGGCCACCCAGAACCCGATCGAGTCCGAAGGGGTCTACCAGCTGCCGGAGGCGCAGCGGGACCGGTTCCTGATGAAGGTCGTCGTCGACTACCCGACCGACGAGGAGGAACTGGGCATTCTCTATCGGATGGGCGTGGACCGTCCGCAACCCCGCCGGGTGCTCGACATCGGGCAACTGCACGCGATGCAGCAGCAGGCCCGGGACATCTTCGTGCACCACGCGCTGGCCGAGTACATCGTCCGGTTGGTGCTGGCCACCCGGCGACCGCAGCTGTTCGGGTTGCCGGAGCTGCACGGCCTGCTCGTCTACGGGGCCAGCCCGCGCGCCACCCTCGGCCTGGTCGCCGCCGCCCGAGGGTTGGCCCTGTTGCGCGGCCGGGACTACGTCCTGCCGGAGGACGTCCGGGAACTCGCCGTGGACGTGATCGCGCACCGGCTGGTGCTCTCCTTCGACGCGGTGGCCGACGGAGTCAGCGCGGAGTCGATCGTCCGTCGGCTGGTCCAGGTGGTTCCGCCACCGCGGATCGCCCCGGCGCACGATCCCCGGGCCGGACTGGCGGCAGTGGCGTGA
- a CDS encoding transposase domain-containing protein, with protein sequence MVDQIAITRTVRVAAGVFAPGHLGELTQFLPFEMVDEVLAATRRTQQRIRLLPARVVVYLVLAGCLFAELGYGQVWRN encoded by the coding sequence TTGGTCGATCAGATTGCCATAACTCGGACGGTGCGGGTAGCCGCAGGTGTGTTCGCGCCGGGTCATCTGGGTGAGTTGACCCAGTTCCTGCCCTTCGAGATGGTCGATGAGGTCCTTGCCGCGACCCGTCGTACCCAGCAGCGGATCCGGCTACTCCCGGCCCGGGTCGTGGTCTACCTCGTCCTCGCAGGCTGCTTGTTCGCCGAACTCGGCTACGGGCAGGTGTGGCGGAACTGA
- a CDS encoding tyrosine-protein phosphatase — protein MDVAPVSRSLAFSTMFNFRDIGGYQGLDGRTVRWQRVYRADSPHRLDTDDEAAFTALGVRTVIDLRRPAEIDQYGRIRHADGLDYHNVHLVHQDWNEIPYSEDQGAARYLADRYHDLAEQAADGIVAAISLIAEEQTAPTVVHCMAGKDRTGVVCAMTLSLLGVRDSVIAEDYALSTAGSDRLLAWLHTQHETKSLVPVPYFSCPAEAMQMFLTELGQRHGSVEGYLRDAGLPGDRIVALREHLLS, from the coding sequence ATGGATGTCGCCCCCGTCTCGCGTTCGCTCGCTTTCTCCACCATGTTCAACTTCCGCGACATCGGCGGCTACCAGGGCCTCGACGGCCGTACGGTCCGCTGGCAGCGCGTCTATCGCGCCGACTCCCCGCACCGGTTGGACACCGACGACGAGGCCGCGTTCACCGCGCTCGGCGTACGGACCGTGATCGACCTTCGCCGACCGGCCGAGATCGACCAGTACGGCCGCATCCGGCACGCCGACGGGCTGGACTATCACAACGTCCACCTGGTGCACCAGGACTGGAATGAGATCCCGTACTCCGAAGACCAGGGTGCCGCGCGCTACCTGGCCGACCGTTACCACGATCTGGCCGAGCAGGCGGCCGACGGCATCGTCGCGGCGATCTCCCTGATCGCCGAGGAGCAGACCGCCCCGACCGTGGTGCATTGCATGGCCGGCAAGGACCGCACCGGGGTGGTCTGCGCGATGACGCTGTCCCTGCTGGGGGTCCGGGACTCGGTGATCGCCGAGGACTACGCGTTGAGTACGGCCGGCAGCGACCGGCTGCTGGCCTGGCTGCATACCCAGCACGAGACCAAGAGCCTGGTGCCGGTGCCGTACTTCTCCTGCCCGGCGGAGGCGATGCAGATGTTCCTGACGGAACTCGGCCAGCGCCATGGCTCGGTGGAGGGATATCTGCGCGACGCCGGGCTGCCGGGCGACCGGATCGTCGCGCTGCGGGAGCACCTGCTGAGCTGA
- a CDS encoding branched-chain amino acid aminotransferase — protein MIGGDKLDFEIRPNPHPVAAGERAALLANPGFGQIFTDHMVTIRYAEGKGWYDARVEPRGPIPMDPATAVLHYAQEIFEGLKAYQAADGGVTLFRPDANAARFVASAARMAMPALPEQTFLDSLRHLITTDRQWIPDGEDGSLYLRPFMFASEAFLGVRPAREYLYVVIASPVGSYFSGGVKPVTVWASPHYTRAAPGGTGAAKCGGNYAASLVAQAEAMEHGCDQVVFLDAVQRRYVDELGGMNVFFVYDDGSIATPPLTGAILPGITRESVITLARRAGHEVTERPVGIDEWRADAASGKLRETFACGTAAVITPIGRVRSPEGEFVVADGGPGEVTMALRQTLVDIQRGRVADQDGWVHRVA, from the coding sequence ATGATCGGCGGTGACAAACTCGATTTCGAGATCCGTCCAAATCCGCACCCGGTAGCTGCCGGGGAACGCGCCGCGCTGCTGGCCAATCCCGGATTCGGTCAGATCTTCACCGACCACATGGTCACGATTCGGTACGCCGAGGGCAAGGGCTGGTACGACGCGCGGGTCGAGCCGCGTGGCCCGATCCCGATGGACCCGGCCACGGCCGTGCTGCACTACGCCCAGGAGATCTTCGAAGGTCTCAAGGCATACCAGGCGGCGGACGGCGGGGTGACCCTGTTCCGACCCGACGCCAACGCCGCCCGATTCGTCGCCTCCGCCGCCCGGATGGCGATGCCGGCGCTACCCGAACAGACCTTTTTGGACTCCCTGCGACACCTGATCACCACTGATCGACAGTGGATTCCCGATGGTGAGGACGGCAGCCTCTACCTCCGTCCGTTCATGTTCGCCAGTGAAGCTTTCCTCGGCGTGCGACCGGCCCGCGAATATCTCTACGTGGTGATCGCCTCACCGGTCGGTTCCTACTTTTCCGGTGGGGTCAAACCGGTGACGGTGTGGGCCTCACCGCACTACACCCGGGCCGCGCCCGGCGGCACCGGGGCGGCCAAGTGCGGCGGCAACTACGCCGCCTCGTTGGTGGCCCAGGCCGAGGCGATGGAGCACGGCTGCGACCAGGTGGTCTTCCTCGACGCCGTGCAGCGGCGATACGTCGACGAACTCGGCGGGATGAACGTCTTCTTCGTCTACGACGACGGCTCGATCGCCACGCCCCCGTTGACCGGCGCGATCCTGCCGGGCATCACCCGCGAATCCGTGATCACCCTGGCCCGCCGGGCCGGGCACGAGGTGACCGAACGACCGGTCGGCATCGACGAGTGGCGGGCCGACGCGGCCAGCGGCAAGCTGCGGGAGACCTTCGCGTGCGGGACCGCCGCCGTGATCACCCCGATCGGCCGGGTCCGTTCCCCGGAGGGCGAGTTCGTGGTCGCCGACGGCGGCCCCGGCGAGGTGACCATGGCACTGCGCCAGACGCTGGTGGACATCCAGCGTGGCCGGGTGGCCGACCAGGACGGGTGGGTGCACCGGGTCGCCTGA
- a CDS encoding VWA domain-containing protein: MSWQSPERLWLLAGVAALAVGYVIMQRRGSRYAVRFTNLRLLDRVAPRRPAWRRHLPAGLFLAMLALLVVGFARPMDEVRVPRERATVMVAVDVSTSMLAGDVRPDRLTAAKRSAHEFVDTLPAQFNVGLVAFAGNASVLVGPGTDREALGAGIDRLAEGITGAQGTAIGEAIKTSLEAIRSLDARAAQETPPARIVLLSDGANTSGRSPESAAAEAVEAGIPIDTISVGTDAGYIDYGGGRPLRVPVDGENLKAVAELTGGAYHEAASSRELNAVYADIGTSVGYRLEPADVSARFIGLGLVLALIAAGTSMLWFARLP; encoded by the coding sequence ATGAGTTGGCAATCCCCGGAGCGGTTGTGGCTACTGGCCGGTGTGGCGGCACTGGCCGTCGGATACGTGATCATGCAACGCCGGGGCAGCCGGTACGCGGTGCGCTTCACCAACCTTCGGCTGCTCGACCGGGTGGCTCCCCGGCGACCGGCGTGGCGGCGGCATCTGCCGGCCGGCCTGTTCCTGGCCATGCTGGCCCTGCTGGTGGTCGGGTTCGCCCGCCCGATGGACGAGGTACGGGTGCCCCGCGAACGGGCCACCGTGATGGTGGCGGTGGACGTGTCGACGTCGATGCTCGCCGGCGACGTACGGCCGGACCGGCTCACCGCGGCGAAACGGTCGGCGCACGAGTTCGTCGACACCCTGCCGGCACAGTTCAACGTGGGCCTGGTGGCGTTCGCCGGTAACGCCTCCGTGCTGGTCGGGCCGGGCACCGACCGGGAAGCGCTCGGCGCCGGGATCGACCGGCTGGCCGAGGGGATCACCGGGGCTCAGGGCACCGCGATCGGCGAGGCGATCAAGACCTCGCTGGAGGCGATCCGGTCGTTGGACGCCCGGGCCGCGCAGGAGACGCCACCCGCGCGGATCGTGCTGCTCTCCGACGGGGCGAACACCTCTGGTCGTTCGCCCGAGTCGGCGGCGGCGGAGGCGGTCGAGGCCGGCATTCCGATCGACACCATCTCGGTCGGCACCGACGCCGGATACATCGACTACGGCGGCGGCCGGCCGCTGCGGGTCCCGGTGGACGGCGAGAACCTCAAGGCGGTCGCCGAACTCACCGGCGGTGCCTATCACGAGGCGGCGAGCAGCCGGGAACTCAACGCGGTCTACGCCGACATCGGCACGTCGGTCGGTTACCGGCTGGAGCCGGCCGACGTATCGGCCCGGTTCATCGGGCTCGGGCTGGTCCTGGCCCTGATCGCCGCCGGGACCTCGATGCTGTGGTTCGCCCGCCTGCCTTGA
- the cimA gene encoding citramalate synthase → MTFQVYDTTLRDGAQREGISYSVVDKLAVARLLDDFGVGFIEGGWPGAMPKDTEFFRRARTELDLRHAVLVAFGATRKAGVRITEDPQVRALLDAETPAVCLVAKSDIRHVERALRTSGAENLAMVAETVAHFVAEGRRVFLDCEHFFDGFRHDPAYTASVVAAAAEAGAEVVVMCDTNGGMLPSQIGAAITDLVGRTGLGADRLGIHCQNDTSCAVANTIAAVEAGVRHFQGTANGYGERPGNADLFAVVANLQLKLGLPVLPDGCLGQMVRVSHAIAEIANIAPDTHQAYVGAAAFAHKAGLHASAIKVDPLLYNHVDPSVVGNDMRILVTEMAGRASIELKSRELGLDLAGHPEALSRVTKRVKALEAGGWSFEAADASFELLVRSELAADGGPATVRPFALESYRVLVEHREDGAVVSEATVKVRVRGERVIATAEGNGPVNALDEALRVALRSHYPDLADFQLADYKVRILEGSHGTGAITRVLVETVDGNARDWTTVGVHENVVEASWHALVDALTYGLERARTSAAV, encoded by the coding sequence ATGACTTTTCAGGTCTACGACACCACGCTGCGTGACGGAGCGCAGCGGGAAGGTATCAGCTACTCGGTGGTCGACAAACTCGCGGTCGCGCGGCTGCTCGACGACTTCGGCGTCGGCTTCATCGAGGGTGGCTGGCCCGGAGCGATGCCCAAGGACACCGAGTTCTTCCGCAGAGCCCGCACCGAACTCGACCTGCGGCACGCCGTCCTGGTCGCGTTCGGTGCCACCCGCAAGGCCGGCGTACGGATCACCGAGGACCCGCAGGTCCGGGCCCTGCTCGACGCCGAGACCCCAGCCGTGTGCCTGGTCGCCAAGTCCGACATCCGGCACGTCGAACGGGCGCTGCGGACCAGCGGTGCCGAGAACCTGGCGATGGTCGCCGAGACCGTCGCGCACTTCGTCGCCGAGGGCCGACGGGTCTTCCTCGACTGCGAACACTTTTTCGACGGGTTCCGGCACGATCCGGCGTACACCGCGTCCGTGGTCGCGGCCGCCGCCGAAGCCGGCGCCGAGGTCGTCGTGATGTGCGACACCAACGGCGGCATGCTGCCGTCCCAGATCGGCGCGGCCATCACCGACCTGGTCGGGCGGACCGGGCTCGGTGCCGACCGGCTCGGCATCCACTGCCAGAACGACACCTCCTGCGCGGTGGCCAACACCATCGCCGCCGTCGAAGCCGGCGTACGCCACTTCCAGGGCACCGCCAACGGCTACGGCGAACGGCCCGGCAACGCCGACCTGTTCGCCGTCGTCGCCAACCTGCAACTCAAGCTCGGGCTGCCGGTCCTACCGGACGGCTGCCTGGGGCAGATGGTGCGCGTCTCGCACGCCATCGCAGAGATCGCCAACATCGCCCCCGACACCCACCAGGCCTACGTCGGGGCCGCCGCCTTCGCTCACAAGGCGGGGCTGCACGCGAGTGCGATCAAGGTGGATCCGCTGCTGTACAACCACGTCGACCCGTCGGTTGTCGGCAACGACATGCGGATCCTGGTGACCGAGATGGCCGGCCGGGCCAGCATCGAGTTGAAGAGTCGTGAACTCGGTCTGGACCTGGCCGGCCATCCGGAGGCCCTGTCCCGGGTCACCAAACGGGTCAAGGCACTCGAAGCCGGGGGCTGGTCCTTCGAAGCCGCCGACGCGTCGTTCGAACTGCTCGTCCGCTCCGAACTCGCCGCCGACGGCGGCCCGGCCACCGTCCGGCCGTTCGCCCTGGAGTCCTACCGGGTGCTGGTCGAGCACCGCGAGGACGGCGCGGTCGTCTCCGAGGCCACCGTCAAGGTCCGGGTACGCGGCGAGCGGGTGATCGCTACCGCCGAGGGCAACGGCCCGGTCAACGCCCTCGACGAGGCGCTGCGGGTCGCCTTGCGCAGTCACTACCCCGATCTGGCCGACTTCCAGCTGGCCGACTACAAGGTGCGGATCCTCGAAGGCAGCCACGGCACCGGGGCGATCACCCGGGTGCTGGTCGAGACGGTCGACGGCAACGCCCGGGACTGGACCACGGTCGGCGTACACGAGAACGTCGTCGAGGCCAGCTGGCACGCCCTGGTCGACGCCCTTACCTACGGTCTGGAGCGGGCCCGGACCTCCGCCGCCGTCTGA
- a CDS encoding endonuclease/exonuclease/phosphatase family protein, with amino-acid sequence MVLPGLGWALIRLVGWEPGPLVPLLAFTPYVAAWAVLPLVLSVALRRWWAGAAAALAVALLAIAVLPRMVPDGSATDQAVTDRTRIRVATVNLLAGAADLSVVMELLRRERVDVLMMQEFTPDAEAELDRLGVVESLPYRRADAEVGTTGSAVYSRFPLTDVGVRRNEGGFAQSYGTIQPPGSPPLLVESAHPMAPYAWHTLELWRTDLAAQPRPDPDSAPRILAGDFNATLDHAALRRLIAAGYVDAAAATGHGLVGTWGPYDGSWIPPVTLDRVLVDRRIGVDSVVVHTVPGSDHRMVVAGLVLPPP; translated from the coding sequence CTGGTGCTGCCCGGCCTCGGCTGGGCGCTGATCCGCCTCGTCGGCTGGGAACCGGGTCCGCTGGTCCCGCTGCTCGCCTTCACCCCGTACGTCGCGGCCTGGGCGGTGCTGCCGCTGGTGCTGTCGGTGGCGCTGCGCCGGTGGTGGGCCGGGGCGGCGGCCGCACTGGCCGTCGCGCTGCTGGCGATCGCGGTCCTGCCCCGGATGGTGCCCGACGGTTCCGCGACGGACCAGGCGGTGACGGACCGGACCCGGATCCGGGTGGCGACGGTGAATCTGCTTGCCGGAGCGGCGGATCTGTCGGTGGTGATGGAGCTGCTGCGCCGCGAGCGGGTCGACGTGCTGATGATGCAGGAGTTCACCCCGGACGCCGAGGCCGAACTGGACCGGCTCGGGGTGGTCGAATCGCTGCCGTACCGCCGGGCGGACGCCGAGGTGGGCACCACCGGGTCGGCGGTCTACTCCCGCTTTCCGCTCACCGACGTCGGCGTGCGCCGCAACGAGGGCGGCTTCGCCCAGTCGTACGGCACGATCCAGCCGCCGGGCTCCCCGCCGCTGCTGGTCGAGTCGGCGCACCCGATGGCCCCGTACGCGTGGCACACGCTCGAGCTGTGGCGTACCGACCTGGCCGCCCAGCCGCGTCCCGACCCGGACTCGGCACCGCGGATCCTGGCCGGGGACTTCAACGCGACCCTGGACCACGCGGCGCTGCGTCGGCTGATCGCGGCCGGCTACGTCGACGCGGCGGCGGCGACCGGCCACGGGCTGGTCGGCACCTGGGGGCCGTACGACGGCAGCTGGATTCCGCCGGTGACCCTGGACCGGGTGCTGGTCGACCGCCGGATCGGGGTCGACTCGGTGGTGGTACACACGGTGCCCGGCAGCGACCATCGGATGGTCGTCGCCGGGCTGGTGCTGCCACCACCGTGA
- a CDS encoding 3-isopropylmalate dehydrogenase, with the protein MARIAVVAGDGIGSEVTAQARKVVDAVLPGVETTEYDLGAARYHRTGEVLPDSVLDELAGHDAILLGAVGDPTVPPGVLERGLLLKLRFAFDQYVNLRPARLWAGTASPLGGVKPGEIDFVVVREGTEGLYAGAGGTLHRDTPAEVATEESLNTRHGVERVIRDAFTRAQRRERRKVTLVHKTNVLTHAGSLWSRAFAAVKADFPGIETEYQHVDAAAMFMVTHPQRYDVVVTDNLFGDILTDIAAAVTGGIGLAASGCINPERRYPSMFEPVHGSAPDIAGKGVADPVAAVLSTSLMLDHLGHPAAAERVAGAVAAELASRTPGAPLRTAEIGDRLAAHATG; encoded by the coding sequence ATGGCGCGGATCGCGGTGGTGGCCGGCGACGGCATCGGGTCCGAGGTGACCGCGCAGGCCCGCAAGGTCGTCGACGCGGTGCTCCCCGGTGTGGAGACCACCGAGTACGACCTCGGTGCCGCCCGTTACCACCGTACCGGCGAAGTGCTGCCCGACTCGGTGCTCGACGAACTCGCCGGTCACGACGCCATCCTGCTCGGCGCGGTCGGTGACCCCACGGTCCCGCCCGGCGTCCTGGAGCGAGGCCTGTTGCTCAAACTCCGCTTCGCCTTCGATCAGTACGTCAACCTGCGTCCGGCCCGACTCTGGGCGGGTACGGCCAGCCCGCTCGGCGGGGTCAAGCCCGGCGAGATCGACTTCGTGGTGGTCCGCGAGGGCACCGAGGGTCTGTACGCCGGCGCCGGGGGCACCCTGCACCGCGACACGCCGGCCGAGGTCGCCACCGAGGAGAGCCTCAACACCCGGCACGGCGTCGAACGGGTGATCCGGGACGCGTTCACCCGGGCGCAGCGCCGCGAGCGGCGCAAGGTGACACTGGTGCACAAGACCAACGTGCTGACCCACGCGGGTTCGCTGTGGTCGCGCGCGTTCGCCGCCGTCAAGGCGGACTTCCCCGGGATCGAAACCGAATACCAGCACGTCGACGCCGCGGCCATGTTCATGGTCACCCACCCTCAGCGGTACGACGTCGTGGTCACCGACAACCTGTTCGGTGACATCCTCACCGACATCGCCGCGGCGGTGACCGGTGGGATCGGACTGGCCGCCAGCGGGTGCATCAATCCCGAGCGGCGGTACCCGTCCATGTTCGAGCCGGTGCACGGATCCGCTCCGGACATCGCGGGCAAGGGCGTCGCCGACCCGGTCGCCGCCGTCCTGTCCACCTCCCTGATGCTCGATCACCTGGGACATCCCGCTGCGGCCGAGCGAGTAGCCGGGGCGGTCGCGGCCGAGTTGGCCTCCCGTACCCCGGGAGCCCCGCTGCGTACCGCCGAGATCGGCGACCGGCTCGCCGCCCACGCCACGGGCTGA
- a CDS encoding FAD:protein FMN transferase — translation MTTGNRAPVKETRRWRHPAPPSQSHPTSRWVRSARHTARRRGSPPVVVARHTVTTSTSDYQLILVAGERIGRRGLSEAISDAVAELRAIDVTYSPLRRNSLVSLLRRGEVSAEVYPPLADIVGRCEAMRTATDGWFDPWAVPGGFDPAGMIKGWAIERAASRLRAAGICDYAVVSGGDLTVRGHAPHGGPWRIALRQSSSAASGGTRTTIVTMVDGAIGTSGMTNRRGPVIDPRTGAAVHRAGAAMVLGADLAIADGYATALYAAGTAGHAWFPTVDGYRPLGLVDVDSAPSAAGRLVDPD, via the coding sequence GTGACGACCGGGAACCGGGCACCGGTGAAGGAGACACGACGATGGCGACACCCCGCGCCGCCCAGCCAGTCCCACCCGACCTCGAGGTGGGTCCGGTCGGCCCGGCACACCGCGCGACGACGCGGTTCGCCGCCGGTCGTGGTCGCCCGGCACACCGTCACCACCTCGACCAGCGACTACCAACTGATCCTCGTGGCCGGCGAGCGAATCGGTCGGCGCGGCCTGAGTGAGGCGATCAGCGACGCCGTCGCCGAGCTACGGGCCATCGACGTCACCTACAGCCCGCTACGGCGCAACAGCCTGGTCTCGCTGCTGCGCCGGGGCGAGGTCTCCGCCGAGGTCTACCCGCCGCTGGCGGACATCGTCGGACGGTGCGAGGCGATGCGCACGGCGACCGACGGATGGTTCGACCCATGGGCGGTCCCCGGCGGCTTCGACCCGGCGGGCATGATCAAAGGATGGGCGATCGAACGGGCGGCGAGCCGGTTACGCGCCGCCGGGATCTGCGACTACGCCGTGGTCAGCGGCGGTGACCTGACCGTACGTGGACACGCGCCGCACGGCGGGCCGTGGCGGATCGCGCTGCGGCAGTCCTCGTCCGCCGCGTCGGGCGGCACCCGGACGACGATCGTGACCATGGTGGACGGCGCGATCGGCACGTCCGGGATGACCAACCGGCGTGGGCCGGTGATCGACCCGCGAACCGGCGCGGCGGTGCACCGGGCCGGCGCGGCGATGGTGCTCGGCGCCGACCTGGCCATCGCCGACGGGTACGCCACGGCGCTCTACGCCGCCGGGACCGCCGGCCACGCCTGGTTTCCCACAGTGGACGGCTATCGGCCCCTCGGGCTGGTGGATGTGGACAGTGCCCCGTCGGCGGCCGGGCGACTGGTGGACCCCGACTGA
- a CDS encoding IS4 family transposase gives MAELTAGLTGLDLTEPASGTLREARQRLGSTPLRALFDLLRGPAVTTATHAVRWRGLLVTAIDGTTMSVADAEAVRVRYRKQRGNHGGAGYPALRLSVLLTCGTRSIIDAVFAPLGTSELDQARSLARSLAAGMLLLADRNYAAADLIQTLAATRADLLIRCKNGRRLPVIRRYHDGSWLSTIGTVRVRVVDAEISVQTIDGVRTGGYRLITTLLDPRTHPAGELIKLYHRRWEVETAYLEIKSSILGGRVLRARTPDGIDQEVYALLVVYQILRNAMTDATDSRPGTGPDRASFTTALNAARDQVTHAAGVLADTVIDLVGAIGRAVLAHLLPERRIRVKTRMIKRSNSKYQARGPNVDRRSYKATIAIDIITNTC, from the coding sequence GTGGCGGAACTGACCGCCGGTCTGACCGGGCTGGATCTGACCGAGCCGGCCTCAGGCACGTTACGGGAGGCGCGTCAGCGGCTCGGGTCGACGCCGTTGCGGGCCCTGTTCGATCTGCTGCGCGGCCCGGCGGTCACCACGGCGACGCACGCCGTGCGGTGGCGGGGCCTGCTGGTGACAGCGATCGACGGGACCACGATGTCGGTCGCCGACGCCGAGGCGGTCCGGGTCCGTTACCGCAAACAACGGGGTAACCACGGCGGCGCGGGCTACCCGGCACTACGGCTGAGTGTCCTGCTGACCTGCGGCACCCGCTCGATCATCGACGCCGTGTTCGCTCCACTCGGCACCAGCGAACTCGACCAGGCCCGCTCCCTGGCCCGGAGCCTGGCCGCCGGGATGCTGCTGTTGGCCGACCGTAACTACGCCGCCGCCGACCTCATCCAGACACTCGCCGCCACCAGGGCCGACCTGCTGATCCGCTGCAAGAACGGCCGCCGCCTGCCGGTGATCCGCCGGTACCACGACGGATCCTGGCTGTCGACCATCGGCACGGTACGGGTGCGGGTCGTGGACGCTGAGATCAGCGTCCAGACCATCGACGGCGTCCGCACGGGCGGCTACCGGCTGATCACCACCCTGCTCGACCCACGCACCCACCCGGCCGGCGAACTGATAAAGCTGTACCACCGCCGGTGGGAGGTCGAAACCGCCTACCTGGAGATCAAATCCAGCATCCTCGGCGGCCGGGTCCTGCGCGCGCGTACTCCCGACGGCATCGACCAGGAGGTCTACGCCCTGCTGGTCGTCTACCAGATCCTGCGTAACGCCATGACCGACGCCACCGACAGCCGGCCCGGCACCGGCCCTGACCGGGCCAGCTTCACCACCGCCCTGAACGCCGCCCGCGACCAGGTCACCCACGCCGCCGGCGTCCTCGCCGACACCGTCATCGACCTGGTCGGCGCCATCGGTCGTGCGGTTCTGGCCCACCTGCTACCTGAGCGTCGGATCCGGGTGAAGACCCGCATGATCAAACGCTCGAACTCCAAGTACCAAGCCCGCGGACCCAACGTAGACCGACGCAGCTACAAAGCCACCATAGCCATCGATATAATCACAAACACTTGCTAA